The sequence TCAAACCAAAATTTACAGTGAATTGTGGATAAAACTAATGTGGAACTGTTCGTAGGAGGTGCTTAACTACGGCACGACGCCCAAAATAAGCTGTGAGCAACTCTGTGGTGTACTCATGCTGTTGAGAACATGATCAGAGCATTTTCGGTGATGGAAAACCAAACCCTTATCAGTCACCATCTCATCTGTTGTGGCACAGAAATACGAAAACTGTGGTTTTTTCATCTGTGAAACTTTTAACCCGTTCAGACAAAACAAGATGGCAAGTTTGCTGCTTTATCATGTTGACctatttttaaagcagcaaATACGTTTGCCCTGTTTGGTTGCAGCTCCTGTTGATGAGGTACAGTAGAAAACATGCTGAGTGTTGTCATTAATTGCTGATGCAGGTTGATGGATAATCCCATCTGATCATTGACATAAGCCAGTATTGTGACACCAACATGCATCTTGGTGCGTCGAGGTTAGCAGACTTCAGAATACCTGCCTCCATGTGCTCACGCCAAAAACTGTCAACATGGTCACCACAGTTCATGTTAGTTGTTCGTGTGTTTTGTGGAAAAAGACTTTTTGGTCCAAACATGAGTTTGTGTCTTTGGACAATTTGTTTGGAGTTCAATAAACAGGTGAACTCTGGTTTGCATGGAACCAATGACCTTGTTCTTTTTGCAAGTGAATCATAGAATTCATATAATTAATTCAAAACACATCATTGTAGACTATTTCCTTATACAGATGATGTTTTACTTTTCCTCTAAGACCTACAAGCCTTTGTCTTCAGAAGTACGAATGCATCTTCATCTATTTCACACTTATCAACAAACAAGGGAtatcaaacaaaattaaaaatccgTTTCTCTGCAGAATGATCCGATCTTGTGTAGTCAAACTacttcatgtttgtgtgtgtggctaGAAGAGTGTGTAGTTCTGTGCGCTTGTTCACAAAAATGCAGTCCTTTAAGCAGCATCACACCCCAGTTAAGACAGCTAGTGACAAATGACTGCATATAAGAACCGCAgtgagtgaccccgcccccctggGGGTTCAAAAAGGAAGTATGTTtagaatcccatagacttctatagagaaataaactgttACTCAgacattctattggtcagaataaccatttatGATCGGatacctttttaacattttcttaataatccttttttttcatgatattttttctgtagtaaaaataattcaaattttaaactgaccaatcagatgcctcaataaaagtaggtggagcctgctggcccccacgtccaacgtGGTCAAACAAAGGTTTGACAAATCTCATGCAGCCAATTTTCAAGTCTTAGGGGTGTGACCTTCCAATAAGCTCACTCTTGATTGGTGACAATGGtcgccatagaaacaatgacaattactgcttactgacaatatATGGCTCTAACTTAGCGGTGtccaaatcataaaaaaatggcGCTTTAATTGACCTCATTTGGTTAAAAGTGTCTTGAACTTTGAAAGAAGAACATTTCTGAAGGAGATCAAAGATGTTTTGGAGAAACAGTCTATGTTCCACCAACACGACATGTTCTACTGAAACGCAGAGGAAGTCAGTGAAAAAACAGAGCGTATCCTGTCTTGTATTCTATCATCTCTTGAAGGACGAGACGAGCTGCATCATTCTGAACTGATCGTGAAGCAGAAAGTGACTCATTTGGAATACATGACATCAGTCCACATGTGACGGTCTAAAGTTTCACACTCTGAGGCTTTCACAGATCAAAACGCCTACATGTTCGGTAAGAAGCGATAACATCTTACAACCTGATTTTCTGATAAGGTTCTTCACTAACTACAGACTGTTTTCTGTTGATACTGAAGATTTTcagcaaatgataaaaaatgaaacaagctgCAAACACGCTGCAAAAAGGATGTGGTCTGACGTGTAGATCAGATAAAAGATGATTGGCCTCTGATTAAAGCAAAGGGCAGTCCATGTATAAATATCTGTCAGACAGAGACTCTCTGAAGCTTAAGTGTGATTTCCTGACACCATGAAGGCTCTGGGACAGTTTCTGCTTTTCCACGCTCTGATTTGTGCTGCATCACATGGTAAGAAATGgaatttatttgtaattctGAAACAGATGGATAAACAGCAACCTGATTTCATTGTACAGTTCAAGGAAGTGTCATCATCAATGGGAAACTTGCTCCAGAAGGTTCCATGCAGTTCATGGTGTCCGTCCAGAACAAAAACGGTCACGTGTGTGGAGGCTTCCTCATCAGCGAGGACTTTGTGGTCACGGCTGCTCACTGTGACAAGTGAGGAATTAGACTTCACAAATCATCTCATCAAGGCCTGTCAATCAGCTTCTGACttataaaactataaataaCTGTCCAATTCCTAATCCTTCAGAGGTTTGAAGCACGTCATTCTGGGAGGACACAACTGGAAGAACAGCAATgccaagaaaattaaaataagcaaCCAATGCAAGCACAGAGCTTACAGTGATGTTGGAAATGGTTATGACATAATGCTCCTTAAAGTAAGTATACATTTAGGTAATCAAGAGGTTCTGCTGTTAATAACATGCTAATGGTTTTGAGCTTTTCTTATTTCTGCTAGCTAGACCCACCTGTGCTATGGATTCTTCCAATTAAATTATCACTGAACGCTTTTCATCGTCCGAGGagttaaaaccaaaaatgtctGTGTTGCAGTTGGCCGAAAATGCTACCATGGGAGAGAACATTAAAACAATTCCACtggcagaaaagaacatgaACTTGAGATACAATCAGGAGTGCTCTGTGGCTGGATGGGGGAAGACGGAGAGAACTGACGTCTCTGTGGATGACCTGAGGGTGGTGAATGTGTCCATCATAGATCACAATGACTGCCAGAAGATCTGGGGCGGCCTTCTCCCCAATATGATCTGTGCAGGTGGAAAGTATACAGACAAAGGATTCTGTCAGGTCAGTTTTCTCAGTAACACAGTTTGTAAATTTGACAGATTAATTGAGTGTTTGATGATGTCTGCTCTTTACAGGGGGATTCTGGTGGTCCTCTGGTGTGCAACGGCAAAGCTGTTGGCATTGTCTCttttaacaaaaactacaaCTGCAAATACCCTGATGTGCCCAACGTCTACACGGACATCAGAGAATATATTCAGTGGATCAATAACATCATCATGAAGAAAACGTGCCCAATGTGAACCTTTGAAACAAAGTTTAACTCTAGCAGAGGCGGTTTTTCTGGTGTCatttaaaataatccaaatttTTGATTAACTATTAACCATTACTATTAACcagtaaaaacatgattttactGTTTGTAAGTCATTCCAAGTATCAGCTGTTTGATGTACTAAAGATTTCTAACAGTTGTAGACATGGAGtccacatttaaaaagattGAAAATGAAGATGCACAAAGCCTGACCTTTCTTTTTAACTGTTCAAGAGGAAAAAACgtcctgcagaaaacaaaaccgttttttttttcaaaccctaaCCGGATTCGGAACCACTGTCATCTGGGATGCAATGGAACCACGGCTGCTAcaaaggttttctttctttttttcagtagaACGTCCTGGTTCTTAATGATGTCCCACAAGTTTCTCTTTGGCCTTTCTGGAAATATTCAGGAAAATCTGCAGGaacacatttgtaaaacagcCTCATGTCAATAAAACTGTAGACAAAATGAGTCCCTCTCACTGTGACCCTCCAGAACCTACAAGAAGACACACAACCTGCTCTGTAAGTCCTCATACTCAGGGAGGAGGTTTTCACAGTGACATTTTAATGACGTAAAACAAAACTCTGGAGGAAGATAACTTACTGTAGGGggacatttctaaaataaagcCAGCGTGTGCGCTCACCAGACTTCTCTGATCGTCAGTTAAACTCATCAGACTCTTGCCAAATGGGTTAAAGTCTGAGGCCGAGCATCCACCCCCAGTCAAAAACTGCTAACTGTGATAGTTTTGTTGCACTTCTTCTGCTGTCATCTCCTTAATGCAGATGGGGGCATTGATGTCATTAGGACACCTGAGTAAAGTTAGCTGGCAGCTTGAAGATGAGACAACTCTTCATACGTCGCTCAGTGGAGAActcctctttaacccttgtgctatcctcggcactttaacattgggagttgggtaatCTTGACccaactagacagtgctctgaacccttttccttcaatgatttgtaatcttcactggtgaaatctttccacctttatccacctttgtcatggtaggaataacacatcaaagtaagggtcatctaagatagcacaagggttaacgtgGCATTTCCCTTTGACCTTTGGCTTATCTTGCTTTTCTATCATCCTGCTAGAGTTCATGTTGTTCTTTGTGTTTGCATCACCGCAGCAGCTgacctccatccattttcacaCCTGTAGTTTGATACATGACTTTGACATTCTCCATTTGCTTGTGTCTCTTACTTTCTATTCttagaaaaaagtaaaggtaATACAAATGTGCAATCTACAAACATAACAAGGATCACATTATATTTGGAGAATTtgcttgacctttgacctcagaagTCTACAAGTGTAACTCAGGAGTACTTTGTGGCAACTGAGGGTTTGTGAtgttggggtggggtggggagCGCACACTGATTAAGTAGTTTGTCACATGGGTTAGCTTCCCTTTGATTTATAGCAAACAGAGTCAAACCTCTCATTATTTTGATGttattttttagccaaaatctaaaaacttgtgtggttttctaggacctagtttctgcagagcagacacccccaacctaacattatgggtgcaacaaaaatggcatcaaTATTGTGGCTCTCCAGCCgttcagtttagatccagattccagctcagacgtttATCGatatgtttgtctgcaggtggatgcatcagaatggggcagagcagggagcttgtggccccgcccagagtattttctacatcacaattatgatatttttcaaactgcaattcttcatctgctccttattcacaaagATTAGAATAAAGAACTCCTTAGGAGTGCAATTTTAGTCTAAATTGTATTCATAAatgttcttcatcatcagaaaaaagctacgaaaacatgttagaaacccaaaaagacattttcactgGGTTGGGTCTTTAACTCAACAGAATCATTATCCTAAATACTTTCGTAGTAAATATTATATTCTGCTGCATCCATGAGAACTTCTTTGAGGGCTTTGGTTCATGTGTGAGCACACAGCAGTTTTACACAACTCATTCTGTCCCAACAAAACTCTTTCAACACGACTGTGATGCAAATCAGAAACGAGAAACAACATGAAGCAACATGCATACCTCTTATTCAGTTCagatcaaacacacacacacacatgaatacACACTGaaactcacaaaaacacaaaccttaCTGCAGTTCTGGAACAATCTCgtgtttttctgagtttattgttaaacaaaactttttttctcactcGGTTAACCTTTGGAAGACATCTTTCTGTGAATAGAAAATGCCTTTTCCTTTGTTATTcagttcaaaaatattttagatttgtgaaaatgtattgTAACGTCTGTCTGGACGTAGCGAAAAATCGGAAATGGCCGTTTTCAAATGTGAAGCCCTTAATGTATCTTAAATGGTTATTGTCGGCCACAACCACGACACAAAACGGAAGACTTGCCCTGTTTGACGAccggggggacagtctaccagctgtccccaacctacccccttcctcatataacctcatattagggtgaaggggtggggggtttagcctgcgatgcgccttggggggagAGCTACTTGCCAGTGgtacccctcccatggttgccgtatggagtgggccccccctctttcggttttgtTTGCACCTTAGaaatgtagggcccttggtaggg comes from Oryzias latipes chromosome 4, ASM223467v1 and encodes:
- the LOC101163727 gene encoding kallikrein-7 isoform X3, whose protein sequence is MKVLGQFLLFLALVCAASHVQGSVIVNGELAPEGSMQFMVSVQNENGHECGGFLISEDFVVTAAHCDNGLKHVILGGHNWKNSNVKKIEISNQCKHKNYSDVGNGYDIMLLKLAENATMGENIKTIPLAEKNMNLRYNQECSVAGWGKTERTDVSVDDLRVVNVSIIDHNDCQKIWGGLLPNMICAGGKYTDKGFCQGDSGGPLVCNGKAVGIVSFNKNYNCKYPDVPNVYTDIREYIQWINNIIMKKTCPM
- the LOC101163727 gene encoding kallikrein-7 isoform X1, translated to MKALGQFLLFHALICAASHVQGSVIINGKLAPEGSMQFMVSVQNKNGHVCGGFLISEDFVVTAAHCDKGLKHVILGGHNWKNSNAKKIKISNQCKHRAYSDVGNGYDIMLLKLAENATMGENIKTIPLAEKNMNLRYNQECSVAGWGKTERTDVSVDDLRVVNVSIIDHNDCQKIWGGLLPNMICAGGKYTDKGFCQGDSGGPLVCNGKAVGIVSFNKNYNCKYPDVPNVYTDIREYIQWINNIIMKKTCPM